The genome window CACTCCTCAAAAGTTCCATAGCTTGGGATCGCAGGCTGGAACTGCATCGCAGGCAGGCAGTTTCCAGCCAGTCCCGGCTTTTGCAAATCCCAGGTCTCCGGCTTTTCAAACACGGTATCCCCCAACCGGCCTTTCATCCGCTGCGGATATTCAAATGGAATATGCGGAGACTTCAGCCCGACCACTAAACAGAACGGCTGCCCGCCGCCGCTCCAGTCGCGAATGCGCTGAGCCGCCAGCTCCGCCAGCCGGTCGTCCGTAAAGCCGGAACCGGCGCTTTCCTTTCCGTTCACCCACAACGGCTGATCATGGAACTTTCCAACGAATGGAAATCCGATCCACTCATCAAAACCCGGCTTCGGTTTTTCATCGTCCCCCAGATGCAGCTTGCCGATGTAGGCCGTGCGATAACCGACCGCTTTCAACTGCTCGGCAAATGTGTGCTGTGTCCGCAAAAAGGAATTGTTCTTCCAGATAATTTCCGGTGCCGATGCGCGGTGCGCATAGCGGCCGGTCAGAATCGACGCACGCGACGGCGAACAGACGCCGGAACAGGCAAATGCGTTCTCAAATGAAATCCCTTCCCGCGCCATCCGGTCGAGATTCGGGGTTTCCATAAATGGATTTCCTTTGTGCCCCATCCAGTCCGCACGATGATCATCGGCAATAATCAAAACCACATTCGGTTTGGACGCAGTTTCTGCCCGAGAGGCTCCCGTCGCCAGCAAGGCCATTGAACCGGCAATTTTCAGATAATGATTCACTGCACTTTCTCCACGCTTCTTTGAATAGAACCTGCCACCTGAGAAGCAAGCTTTCGGATTCCGGCATCCGCATAATGCACGTCGCCGGGAGCCATAAAATAATCAGCGGGGAATGACGCGCTCAACGAATACAGGTCATCTGTTTCCACGCCATGTTTTCTCATAATTTCTGCAGCAGCCCGGTTGTACTTCTGCTCATCTCCAACAAATCGTCCGGGTTCGTTTTCCGGCACTACCGTGATCGGCGCCCAGATCAGTTTTGCTCCGGTCTGTTTCAGTCGAACGACCAGTTTTTCAAGATTGGCTATATAGTGAACCAGCGGCACCGACTGGGCACCGTTTACCTTGTCACGGTTCCCGTACAGATGAGTCGCCTTCGGATTTCGATAACAGAGATCATGCAGTCCCCAGTTGAAATGAATGATGTCCCAGCGGTTCGTTCCCAGCCATTGATCAAGGCCTTTCAACCCGACCTCGGTCGACCCGCAATTGACCGGTTTCTTCCGTTTTGGGTCAAACGGACGGACAACATTGGCAATTCCCCGGAGTTGTTTCCGAACATCAGACGTATACTGAATCGAAATGGAATCGCCGATCAGCAGGACATTCGGCAATTTCCAGGATGCGCCAGAATCACGGTTCGGATCCGTGACAATCCGACGCATATCTTCTGCCTGCCTGAATTCCAAAGAGTCATACTCTCCGTTATGACTGTCCGTGCGCCAGTGAACCGACGCATCATAACCGGGATTTTCTGTCGGCATCTGTGCGCCAATGCTGAGCAAATGGTTATGCAGCATTTTCTTCATCCGCGCAGCCACTTCCGGATGCGTTGATATCAGGTTGCGACTTTCGCTGATGTCCCCCGCCAAATTAAACAGTTCCAGCTTTCCGTCTTCGTAATGCTCAATCAGTTTCCAGTCTCCGCAACGCACAGCACCATGCGGCGGCATCGACTGATAATGAGGATAATGCCAGTAAAGACAATTGCGATCTAATGTATCGCCTTGCAGCAAAGGCAGCAGTCCCTGCCCATCCAAATGCTGTTCCGGCTTCAATGACAGCCCGGCCATTTGTAAAAAGGTTGGATAAAGGTCATTGCTGATCACCGGGGTCCTACACACTGTCCCGGCCAGCGTCACGCCCGGCCAGCGGATCAGCAGCGGCACCCGGATTCCGCCTTCATATAAAATGGATTTCCCGCCGCGATAGGGCCGGTTGCTCGTGGCGGTAATGCTTTTTTTAAGCTCCTTGTCGTACACCTGACTCAACCCGCCGTTATCCGAGAAAAAAACTACCGCCGTGTTCTGTTCCAATCCAAGCTCTTTGAGCTTTAAGAGAACGCGCCCGACGCTCCAGTCCATTCGCTCCACCATCGCGGCATAAACCGGATTGTTCTGGCCGTTAGAGCCCGGAGTCTTTTTCCGATACTTCGCAATCAGATCTTCTTTTTCATGCAGCGGCACATGAACCGTTCCGTGCGAAAGGGTCAACAGAAACGGTTCGTTCCGGCGCTCTTCCATAAACCGTTCGGCGGCGTCCGTGTAATATCGGACAAACCACGGGTCCTCCAGATCCGGATTGGACCATGCATCACGCGCGACTGTCACCGTTTCAAAACCATGTTCGGAAGGCTCGCGACTTCCGACATGCCATTTGCCGATATGACAGGTTGCAAATCCTGCCGCACGAAATGCCTCGGCGTAAGTAACCTCATTGTCACGCATGTACTTGATCCAGTCCTGCGGATGGCTCAGTTTTGCCTTTGGGCACTCCTGGCCCGGAATGTAGGCTGTCAAA of Tichowtungia aerotolerans contains these proteins:
- a CDS encoding sulfatase-like hydrolase/transferase; its protein translation is MKCGSKWFFAAGLTLLSRAFAEQVPTVRNIVFILADDLGIKDLGCYGSEYYETPNLDRFATEGVRFENAYSAHPVCSPTRASILTGRYPARLHLTAYIPGQECPKAKLSHPQDWIKYMRDNEVTYAEAFRAAGFATCHIGKWHVGSREPSEHGFETVTVARDAWSNPDLEDPWFVRYYTDAAERFMEERRNEPFLLTLSHGTVHVPLHEKEDLIAKYRKKTPGSNGQNNPVYAAMVERMDWSVGRVLLKLKELGLEQNTAVVFFSDNGGLSQVYDKELKKSITATSNRPYRGGKSILYEGGIRVPLLIRWPGVTLAGTVCRTPVISNDLYPTFLQMAGLSLKPEQHLDGQGLLPLLQGDTLDRNCLYWHYPHYQSMPPHGAVRCGDWKLIEHYEDGKLELFNLAGDISESRNLISTHPEVAARMKKMLHNHLLSIGAQMPTENPGYDASVHWRTDSHNGEYDSLEFRQAEDMRRIVTDPNRDSGASWKLPNVLLIGDSISIQYTSDVRKQLRGIANVVRPFDPKRKKPVNCGSTEVGLKGLDQWLGTNRWDIIHFNWGLHDLCYRNPKATHLYGNRDKVNGAQSVPLVHYIANLEKLVVRLKQTGAKLIWAPITVVPENEPGRFVGDEQKYNRAAAEIMRKHGVETDDLYSLSASFPADYFMAPGDVHYADAGIRKLASQVAGSIQRSVEKVQ